The Megalopta genalis isolate 19385.01 chromosome 8, iyMegGena1_principal, whole genome shotgun sequence sequence aactcccgggaagtctgcaagtgagaagttctcaaaacttcttcaagaaagaaacgctcaagcctcaaaacgaagaattaagaggaagggtgagcgacagagattagagctgtacgcgtcgtagaagtactgacgttctgctcaaggtttttttggtggttttcccttgagacggaggacaaatgtcaggacgtaaactgtctggaaaaggccacctgggtaactaattacattctttccttgtttacctacttttcagacagaagtacttgcggtggaggttacctgtcagttgtccgatggaacgatagttcgaggttataggactgaagctggcaggattaacggttcgattgtcgttggtcaacacaagtgaaatttgccgcggccgggacggccgctcattcggcgaggagggcaatgttacggcgacttgtccaaatcaagtcgctgtaatgtgaaactgccctgttgtgagcaactccttaaagaaaaatagaagagaggggttgccacggaggtgttttatcaacggacaatcggagagtcgggatcggaccgtcgagcgatcaacaccatctaattcgaagatctctaacatattctaattcagttgtattatagttcgtgttctctattgtaaataaaatgccgcgacgcgggagaagtgttgtaattcgtaacaatattatatttattaaatatattccttattttttttagattttttccTCATAATGATGATAAATTCTTGatgataaatagataaataccgTAGGGAAATCAATCACCGAATAGTGAGTAACTGATTAACAGGGAGTAGCGTCCCTGAGGTACCCGAATCGCTTGGGGTTTTGGGGGGTTAGAGGGTTGGATGGTTGGGCGGTTGGGGGGGTGGTTTCAGGTTTTCGTCGCTGGacatcactagactgcggattttttccATTTCGGCAAAAGTCGGTGatctatattataatttcaacttttctacaaaattattcgtgaaataacaaaaatttccaTTTGGCAACAACAACTCTTACAATCGATGTATTTTTCTTGATTTTGCATtgaaaaaatccgcagtctagacaTCATCATACGAAGACATCTCGTCCGCCGACGGATGCGTAATTTCGATAAGTTATTAACCCCGTTCATGGGCACAATACGAATTTTCAAGATGACAGCACATTTGAACGGTAGGAATATTCGAGCCTGGTAGTCTATGCGCGCGGTAAAAGTGGATGGGAAGCGTAGTTCTCGGTGCCTGTGAAAGGAGTAAGACTTAAGACAGTAGAGACTCCTTTAtcggaacatttatttttataatactttATTAGATAATTtaagatagagagatagatattgcaaaaataaaccgTCGGATTAAAGAGTCTCTCGAATTATTGCGGCTAGATTCGCTTCTTTCGCAATAATTCGTTGACTATGTGTTTAGTTATTAAGGATTTAATTATTAAGGCGTTAGTTATTAAGGCGTTAGATATTAAGGTGTTAATTAATAAGGGGCCACTTATTAAGGGGGTAGGTTATTTGTAATACCGCTTCGCTCTCATGGACGTGTTATGTCGCTTGCATCGACACTGCACGTGTAAGGTGCTTGCAGAACGACTAAACATGCGCTTCTGGTTTTGCTCCATCTATGGTCATTTAGCTTGCCTTTCTATGTTTGGTCAAAGGAACCAAACTTTTTCGAATTAAAGTTCTCTCGAATCGAAGCATGTTTACTCGTCTGCAGTACCGCACGAACGGTAGAGTGCATCGCGAGATAACACGTACGTGGCACCGAAACGGTAAAACAAAACTTCTGTAAGAAAGAAAGCCATAACGAGAGCCATAACTAGAGCCATAACTAGAGCCATAACTAGCGTGAGAAATTCTGGCTTCGTTCTGACTTTCTTTCGGATCTCCACTCGCAGCAACCTCCACGTGGTGAGATCCGAGCAATCGATGTAACTTTCAATTCTcagttttcaatttttaatcttcaattttcaattctcaattttcaataatttgtaATTCAAAGGAACCTCGATCAGACCGTAAcagattgaaaattgaaaattgaaaattacatCGAGCTAATGGCTGCGagatacatttttcaaatacgtcgataactatataaataagtatatatagatataaatataatagtaaatataaataataaataattaaattgctGTTCAATTTATATTTTCCAGTTTCGTGAGTTTCGTGGttcgaatatatgtatatatatgcgcCCAATCAATTTATTGTTACAAAATCGTGAAACGTCGCGTCTTAAAGCAAACGTGGTATACAGAATGCATACTCGGTTCTCGCTAAGAAGCTTAAATATCTCTGAAACATCGGTAACAACGAGTTCGCGAGTCGCATAGTTTTTATTAATCGATGTTCGAGTCGATATATCGTGGGAGAGCTGTTGTCAAAAAGATCGAAACACAGTATCGAATTAGCGACAGTTTTTTTCGTGAACTGTCAAACGAGAAAAAATACTTCCCAAAATTGTCAAGTAGAGTTagtatcaatataatattaagtaGTCGATGATAATTTTcgaagcatttgtttctcagCGAAGCCGATCGATTGAATATGATTTCGAAGACAACAGATTTAACGATCACCAAACGTCGCGATGATATATTTCTGGAACCCAGCCACGTATAAAATAACATATACACATTAATTAATAATCAGCTTTCCCGGTATTTTACGTTGGTCCATAGGAAACCGGATGAATATTTTTGATTTTTTAGCTACGGTTACTTTTAATTTCGGTTCTTTTTTTAActgttatatattacattaattaatttttgtttattatagaattagaatatattagattactatatatattagaatGAACGAACGATAATGcagaattttcttttattttaatagATTAATTTCTTATTCAATATTCTATACAGCgtgtccataattatgttaacccccggaaagggatgattcccGAACTACCAAAAATTGATCGACACATTCCTGAATCTCTTTCGTGTATTATCGAAActcttctttttttgtttttattattattattattattattaattatcggaATCTGATTTGCAATTTCGTCGACTAGGTGAAAATATCGGCACTCCTGTACGAAATAACCTATCGTACCAAACAATTCGCTGAACCGCGTGCTCGGTTGGATAGCGACAAGAAATTTCAAAGTCGTGCGACCGCGGCGAGCATTCCGAAAGCTTTGGCACGCATAATCGAGCTTTCGAAACCACGGCAGCCGTATCAACACCCTTCCAAGCTATCGGTTACGTTTCACGCGGTGCTCTACACGCGGTCGGTTCGTACTTCTCGCTTTTTACACGTTCAAGAAAAATACGGACTGTCCGAAAAATCCGAAAGAATACGCTTTAACTCTTTCATGGGCACGATCATTTTTAAGAAGATGGCAGCGCGTTTTAACGGTGGCGATAGTTGAGCCTGGGATCCATATGCGCACTAAAAGTGGGCGCTAAGCTTAGTTCACAGTGCCtacgaaagggttaaatgattcgaagtaacatcttcccttggcgaaaatgcCTTTTATTTTTGCCGTTCGCTGAAAAGGTAGAGAGACCCTTCTGTCAATTATGATAGGAGTATTTTTGCAATTATGATAGGAGTATTTTTGCAATTATGGTAGAAACATTTTTGCCAATTATGGTAGAAACATTTTTGCCAATTGCGAAGAGAATACTGTAATTGAAATTCGAAGGGTGCGTATTAGTTCTCGCTCCACGGTGGCATGGGTTTCAGTAATTTCAAAAATTCGCGTCCGTAGTCAGATGATTTTTAGGAAAAAACATTTTCTTTTGTAGCCACGCAACGTATAATTGAGTTGTCGAGACCGAAAAGGAAGCGAAGGGCAAAGGGCAAGAGAACGAAAAAGGTGTATGGTAGCAAGTCATGGTAATTATTACGTCGATATTGGTATAAATTCTCCGAAATAACTGTTGCAATTTTAGTAGCAACTTGCGGTACAAAATATCAGATGCGACGGTAACCTTGTGAGATGAGTTTGTTTTATTTAGTGTTAATGCAAATTATTCAAGAAAATATTCCTCATAGAATTCGTAAACACGCGAGCGAGCTAATAATAAATTTGTTCGGACAACTTGTTTTCCAACTTATTAAATTACTAATCTTCTTTTTCAAAAACAATGCCGCGTCTCTTGCAGCTATTTTGCAAAACACTCGAAGAAGAAGCAAGCTCACGAACATAGAAAATACGAGCggagaatgaaaagaaaaaagctGAGGAGAGCAGGGAAACAATGTCCACCGAGGACGTCGGATTCCGATAGAACTATCATCGTGGTAGATTTAAAGTCCAAAAATGAGTGAACAAAAATTATTGTAGTATCACTTCGTAAGATTAGCATAATCCTCTCGATATCTATTCACGAAGAAGAATGCAATactcttttttaaaattaatttaaaaattaatctaaATGTCTCGGCACTACTCTCGTGATCGGAACAATGACCTTTGTCgtattaaaaaaatcaccaaaTCGATAGCAAATAGAATTGGACTAATTGTAATTTCAGATTTTCTTGCTCTTTTGTCTAGTTTCGTGTTCGCTTACCGCATATTATGTCCAACGTAGCTCGTTTCACGTACGGAGAAATGTCGAAAGAAGATTTGCCGACTTCTTTCCTTAGACAGGATATCACACAATATTCCAGCTTCTCTGATCGCTGTCTAGAAGTACACCTCTAAAAGACCACTGTGAAACGTTGGTGTTAACAACTTCCTCCATGAATGCCATTTTTCACCTGGAACAGAATCGTTATACTCTTTTttattcttcttttatttcttgatATGATAGGACTTGTTCATTCTGGAAACTGATTTTTAATTTGATCGAATTAGTAGACATTTTTCGACAGAAATGCGACTGGATGATAGGATATgaagaaatttatttaattgattTACGGAATGAATCGCGAATGCCTGTTAAATTCGGTCTTTCTTCTAATTTAGTTCGATTGGAGAGTGATGAATTTTTTtagagaaaaagagaattttAGAGTTTTGAGAGAAAGAATTTTAGACTTTCGAGAACTGTAGACTTGCGGTAAAGATAAAGAAATTGTACGTTCCATAGATTCATACCGATTTAATCTAATAAGAATTAGCAtagcagtaattttctttcgaaatgaaaactttcgaaattataattaatattgcttggTCATCTCTCGGCTCGCTAATGTGCTTCAATAATCAAACACAGGTATAATTTCCAAGAGTTCCATGCCATAATTATCACGTTCGAATAttcaattattgtattatataatatgagaaacaattctatttagtatttcacgaaaccgaaatatggatatatataaattccataattgatatacaagaaaattcatttatttaataacgagaaagctacgtatttagtgtatcacgaatgaaaacaataattgaaataatttttaattagttatataacattttcggggttatttttattaaaattttataattaatataactgcggaatcgaatggtgcgagagaagtgaaaatcaatgtattcaatgatcggctgatgattgagaagtgagagacgattgagattgttatttacatatgtcgagaatatagtgcgtgaaattattgtaaatattcgagtgtatattttaattttttgtataatcaattgacaatataaattgatgaaatttgattatcaacagtctacaacaattctgaaaattcttcgacattttgcttttattgaaaattccttagtaacatattatataatatcatcgaaattcaaattgctgtaaattttcgcatcagcattgctgaaattaaaattcgtattattctaacattaactggtgacgttcaaattgtaattgctataaaattaacatatgctatgtggtctggctagaatttactattgttataatttatattatttactattataaatagataaaatatgattatcaacaatattgaacaacataattaacaactctaaaaatgcttatgatatttcaattcttATTTTAAATATCACGAATTTCACTGGAAAATCGATATATGTATCTATCTAAACACTGTGATTTTAATGGTTGTTgcacattagaaaacatacagGATATTCAAAAGTTCGTGAAGAAttgaaatttcgttcgaagaatcgctgttcctgtcaacaaccaaacttcgtctgaggaataattacccttccacaAAATTTAACTATTTCGTTCCCTTCATTACaaagtttttaatattcgtatagcctcgggctatttataaatttctcggagaaaaaattttacagattctccgacgtaattaaccccttgcaatacgatttctttctttgtcatgttgattagcatactctgtcgttaataaattcctacacgagacagaaaatttatatttgttacattatatgactgcattattttaaatgacaacatattcaatttttattgtaacatatttttgaacatttagtacatatcgaatatatatcactcGAGCAAGGAGGGGGATAGCTTcacccttaaaaatataaacgaaggaaagaaatttaattttttaacatctttaaatttttatcttaaatttttttaatatctggtgcaattttagaaatatggaagttctatctcaaagaaaataaaaaggggtgcaaaatctaattttcgctggaagtaatttcttaatatccaataaaattgtagaaatatttatgcagagagggaaacaCCTACAAGATACCTTATTCATTCAGGGGGTAGTttcgtactacgaaaaataaaaacatttaattttcacggcaaatattttgttaatatacGGTTAAATTTCAGAAATAAACATGGAGATAAGGTAACGTCTAGACATCGTTATTAAGGGGGTAGTTTCACCCTGAAAAAGGTAAGAATggcatgaaaaatttaatttttgttataaacatttttttaatgtcAAGACAATTTTGAAAACATATAAAGAAATAGAGTAAAATATACATACCGCAATTTAAAAagggctgttccgctctaaaaaaaataggaaaaggggataaaaagtacaagttttattatacacattattttaaTATCTCTGATAAATTTGctgaatatacaagaaaatggaataacatcaggatgtcgttgttaaaggggcagtttcactgtgcagaaaataaaaaggggatgaagattttgttcaggagcaattaaaattatgaaataaaattgtccaacATTCGTACCGGCGATTCTCGTGAACCAccgctaaaaatcatcgaaaaatcgtaaattatccgtcgcgacgcgtgctcttattatccgtcttattatccgtcgacgacgagccagaactagcgtaatcgtctaactcccacgaaatttgccctaatcgcgatcatctgaagctctagtgactccgtgtcgttgtcacaagtgcgccaacgatatttcaccaagttctgatttgctggatcaaccgaaacttgctggaccaactgaatttcggcggccgggggtggccagccgccttcgtaaaggtcgcgcgaacatgataatcacatttccgactcggcgcgaatatttttggctctgtgcacggccggcactacaccataaatcgcacgaaacgaaaaatggttcgatggaactcgagcgataagcgaaaatggaactttgttggtcatttttcaaattcgcgtgcttctgataagttcgaaacgtttctccggtGTATGAAATCgccgtgattctgtggaacgaaccctttccaacgaatccaagaacgttgatctgCGATACTTTGTTGCCAATTTAAGGCAGTTTTGTAAAAAAGTATACAAGATTAATGTGATTTCTaaggtcgtggaattctaggcgaacatttttcgaaattcagaataccgtaacttcgttaaaaaaaaaatcgtagggtggtgttcttcgactcattttaaaagtccaagttcccagtttcgtagcatcttaattcttctgttttataaattttatttcgttaataccctgcactttaaataaaaatggttccgtcctgtcgatttctcatattcgcataggtctgagtggttcaaaaaattgtttggcaaacgcagtcacaattattttaacgagcgaagtctcccctttcgaatgaacccgaaaatattgatctatgatttttgtttgccatttTATAGCACCTTGAATTCACTTCCGAATGGaattctgaaattcaaaataccgtaactttgttaacaaaaaaactgtaaaatggtgttcttagatacatttcaaagggtgaaatcttcgctttcgcgctgtttggattatttagtattagtgcctgatcgcgagtgcctgatctccgttccttcatgagtgtaagtataaatttcattattattataatgaaagtataaatttcattgttttatttctacacttttcattgataactgTTACATCGACGAGATTGCAATAACAATGCATAGCGAACATATTTTggccaattggtgttatttcaatcatttcgatgataattttaatgacaataatttcaaggataataatttcaaagataataatttcgagaattatatttccaaagataacaatttcggagacaacactttctagaataacaatttcaaagatagtaatttctaggataacaatttcaaaaataataatttctaggataatttctgggataatttcgaagataataatttcgatgataataatttcgaaggtaataatttcgaaggtaataatttcgaaggtaataatttcgaagataatgatttcgaagatatcaatgtcgaagataacaatttcgaaaatgataatatcaaaattaataatttcaaagatgataatttcgagaataataattgacaatttcgatcgaaattatAGTAATCGtgttaaatacaagcaaatactaaataaaataattttcttgacattgcgatatcttctgatccgtcgattagttctttattttcttggctactacagtgaagtcacgatgctccttCCCTATTCTCTTGCGGAACGATACGTCACCATAACGAAAGCCTCTGTAACTAATCCTTTCCAAGACCTTTAAGCGacacctcctcgcgatgatctgcgcgtaattggaagtcatgattgcagtcactaacttcggtatgcTCAGGAAATTATGGATCGTACTATTAATTCCAGTGTAAGATAACGGTACTTTCACTTGCAGTCCATTattcagcgcattggcaacctccacggacacgctcactaagccctcgccaattttttgctgctgcatctccggcagcgtagccaggaacatacactccataatacaatcaatattataatatttgaataaatttatcttgctgtgtatagcaatcAGGAAATCTACGTAGCCCCTAGCCGCGTGATGTATGCAATTATCATTGAATCtttcaagccaactcttttgcCCACACGGGTTAGTTAAAGGATCTCTCTGTACCGGATGATCtctcaatatcttaattttattgagaacgacaCCAACAACTTCCCCAGTCTTGGCATCGATTGCGACAATGCTGACACCGTCTCTAGCAATTTCCACACAGAGCTCCAGGAGCGCTCTGACGCTACAAGGCGCCGATATCAGATTTACGactttgcagatgctctcgttggtGAAAAAGCTTTTCCATATTACTtctaatgctccctccaaagtattttccgtcagagactcgaactcgatttctccaccattTATGGAGCCCCACTGAATGCAGATTTGAGTTTTAGTactggaactgaacgaaaagtaacaattaattagtatgcatgTATTTTGCAGCTTCTGATGGCGCgtggtatagtaatattaaacggtatattaaacgacggaagctttaatcgaatcaagtcggattacgcacagaaatggacaatctgggaagaggagtcacgattattcgagtcccgcggctcctttttataattatcggtGAATTGataactttgtagacgactcgtttttataagcgaataaattggaaatatttatacgccaggattaaacacatttttccgttccgagaaacttgcaatttctcgatccacccgtttcgaatggcacgatgtttcaatacgcatacttctaaattcacaatttcgaaattatctggtttttgtagtttctgatttttaagattccaatttctgaatcgtccgattttcaaattgacggtttttaagttctctgatttataaatttacaatttcgaagtcagctgatttctatatgatctaagttttaagatttcaatttctaaattctttgatttataaattcacgatttttcagttttctgaaatttaAATTGATATCATCTGGTTCCTAAATGTTCTAATTCTTACCGTTTTAATTTCTGCATTTACGCTTTTTAAGATTTCCGACttttaaatttacaaatttttaaatcatctgcttccaaaattttctaaatcttatcattttaatttctaaattctttgatttacaaacttacgatttttaagttctccgatttctaaatgtacattttttaaattatctagtatttaaattttctaattttcaagatttcaatttacaaatttgaataatcgtatctcctctttacgtcttgtccatcttcgtgcactatccaagcgtcaattagggagaattctctgTATCCGGCCGAAATAGAGAttgattcgtgtctcgatgaaaaatatattttatttataaatatttaaattcgtaaaaataaattgttctttcttatacccgacacacggaaaacattagtcaaaacaagtgactgaagaatgttcgcggaaaaatatagcaaaaatgtacgtaccattccattttagagttcactaagaaattctcactatacttcactgggaaatttaactgagaaaattcgccgaagtcttcgcactgatcactgctgatTGCTGATTGCTGCTGCACTGATCACAGAATGAGTGTTTCTGTTTACTTCGGCAGGCTATTTATACCGTtcttgctaaaggacagaacgtcctaatcagcaaggacgaacaatgacaaaaggatactaccggaaaagatgcgccaggtatgaaaacgtctgccgtggaaaaccattagccgccgcggccggctatcaggtaagcacatgtacctgcgatgatCGGTCGTGACATACGGATTTTACAAGGATCggctcgttcggttaaattaaaagaaaaagagcagcggcggattaggccgagctagtggaaatgagtcaattgaaggaaccatcgtaaacaggctcgcaccgagccttgatgaaaattataatttgcaagggaaagcagaacctaccgggaCTAAATAGGGTTTGGTTATTTACGGCACCATTGTTATTGGATCTATCTACAGGGTGAAGTTATCGAAAACATGCTCCTACAAAAGTTGTTAAGCATGAAAGGGGGCATTCGATGGTATGGAGAATTTTCCTGCAGGTATAGTGATGCAGGAGATATCCAAGtggaattaatatttttaaatgccatctttgtatagcgatgccgagatctgttacatacgaaaaatataaggatatgaaaCAGTTATTACATTATGTAACGCATGTGCATCATGACTATTTCAAAACACCGCCTCATAAAGagcgaaaataaataataaaaatatcttattttaagtttaacaatatataaatatatttaacgttcaaaataagaaacgagactcctattttatttattgttattattaataaacaagattatatggattaatagaaaatatatttcaaatgatatttaaaatttcataattgtgaaattaaatgattattacaattgactaattatgaaaatgatgtaagtccatttaaagccagcaaacacGTATTATTttggttaaattacatattgataaattagaagtattttatttttttatacataatataacagctgtctgttgaaacgaacgacgtgatattatttcatgtagtaaaatgatataaatgcaatgcatatgcgacaaatgaacgcaagtcgctagctgaaatctacatgcattcgactgtgcactagcaaaagtcccgaaaagctgtaattgaaattaatttctcaatgccataaataaagtttttattttcaaataaaactttttttaataatcgctctatttgtcatagcgtgtcatagcgtattagggatctcaattttgtatcgcgtctcgggcaccagtacgcattaatccgccaatgcttgggagggctctttatttcgcccttgctgaagaacagagaactcgtattcgtcaaggacgaacaatgccggcgaaaaagatgccgggcgtgaaaatgcctcgcggatacaacccttggtcgccgagaccggccatcagttatatgtatacagtgagtcccactgacattcgaacacttctcaaggcgcaattttaatttttttagaattagagtagacgatttgaatatttttttagatcatagagggacctgtataatagacaatgttacaattttgctactacatacttggaatgacaaaacaaagtaaaagtctctcgttgtttaactttcttatttgaggaagctatttttgatcacttttaggctaattttgccgatttttcgaacttcgagatatttaactaatgaatgtttaataaaatatttataaataatttcaatatatatcattagttaattatatttattaataatgacaaaatctataaatttcgaatacttcttttgaaatatgaaggttaattatttaaaaataaaaaaggatgtttacattatgaaatctaacgaaaatgtaaaaaatgcgtcttgttgatctcggtaagttatacgcatgctgaaaatttcattgaaatcgtttaacgcaatggtaagttacaagcgttaaaagatcgtaaaaattgcaaatttctcacacttattgataaaaagtgcgatttttgcgatcattaattatttacagctcgtacgaaggtcaaccgatttcagtgaaatttttagcatgtacataacttatcgttatctaaataataaatgtataattataattattaatattatataaataataaattaaattttttaaaataaaaaaaacaccattttcaaaataaaccattgagaaacgattaagatttccgaatgattcaatttgtattgcgcttgtcctcccgatgatgaattgtagacaatatcgatctatccgtgcgaagcagtattttcgtgaaaacgttactctcccttatacattttagtattttacagtattattgTCCGCATCTGTTCACCAAAAGTCGAGTCGCAGGCGAGTTTTCGTCAAGTCCCTCatttcaagaaatatatttcgctaccaatattttagggcatcgttggtcagaattaaaatttttcgttgaagattgtctcaatttttgtttcattatcaattaattaataattgatgattatttcattggaaattccatagaaatctttagaatacaaattttattttacatataaataaatataaatttgaaatgattatgtctaaaaatatagcagcaattttctttcaaaaagaatgctttcgtggccttgcggctcgtttttatagttggtggcaatcgttaactataaaaacgaaccgcaaagctcgaataattgtatcacc is a genomic window containing:
- the LOC143259931 gene encoding uncharacterized protein LOC143259931, whose amino-acid sequence is MECSSTKTQICIQWGSINGGEIEFESLTENTLEGALEVIWKSFFTNESICKVVNLISAPCSVRALLELCVEIARDGVSIVAIDAKTGEVVGVVLNKIKILRDHPVQRDPLTNPCGQKSWLERFNDNCIHHAARGYVDFLIAIHSKINLFKYYNIDCIMECMFLATLPEMQQQKIGEGLVSVSVEVANALNNGLQVKVPLSYTGINSTIHNFLSIPKLVTAIMTSNYAQIIARRCRLKVLERISYRGFRYGDVSFRKRIGKEHRDFTVVAKKIKN